Sequence from the Rhodanobacter sp. genome:
GCGCGCCGACCAGTTGCAGGCCCACCGGCAGGCCGTTCGGCAAGGTGCCCATCGGCAGGCTCACCGCGGGACAGCCGGCCAGGCTGGCGAAGCTGGTGAGGTCGGCATGGCCGGCCGGCTCCGCCGCACCCAGCGGGAACGCGCCGCACGGCGTGGTGGGCAGCACCAGCACATCGATCTGCGCAAACAGCCGGCGCATCTTCAAGGTGGCCGCGTCGAGCACGCGATCGGCCTTGGCGTAGTCCGCCGCGCTCTTGCGCCCGGCATAACCCAGCATCTCGCGGAAGCGCGGCGAGACCGGACGCGCCGTATCCGCCAGGTCGGCGGCGAAGGTGCCCAGCATCTCCGCCTCCATCAGCAGCAGGCCGGCGCGACGGGTGCGCGCGAAGTCCCAATCGGCGAAATCCACCGTGCGGCGGTTGCCCAGCGCCAGCGCGAGCTTTTCCAGCGCCGACTCGAACAAAGCCGCCACCTCCGGCTCGACGCCGACCGCGGCGAGGTCGGGCAGCACGCCGGTGCGCAACTTGCCCGGCTCCCAGTCCGGCAGGTCCAGCGCCACGCGGCGACGGCGCGAGCGCGCGTCGTCGGCGTCGTAGCCTGCCAGTACCTGCAACAGCACCGTGAGGTCGTCCACGCTGCGCGCGAGCAGGCCCACGGCATCCAGCCGCCGCGCCGCCGGCACCAGGCCGCGCGCGGAGATCTCGCCATGGGTGGGCTTGAGCGCATACACGCCGCAATAGCTGGCAGGAATGCGGATGGAACCGAGGCTGTCCGAACCCACGGCCGCCGCGGCCAGACCGGCCGCCACCGCCGCCGCCGCGCCGCCCGACGAGCCGCCGGCACTGAAACCGTGCTTCCATGGATTGTGGGTGGGGCCGTGGTGCGGGTTGTCGGTAGCCGCACCCAGCGCGCCTTCGTCCATGTTGGTCTTGCCCAACAGCACCGCGCCGGAGGCACGCAGCCGCGCCACCGCGTGCGCATCGTCCGCGGCGGGCGTGTCGCGTCCCGGCAATCCGGCACGGGTAGGCCAACCGGCGATGTCCAGGTTGTCCTTGACCGCCACCGGAATGCCATCGAGGCGACCGATCACGCCTTCGCGGCGGCGATGTTCGGCCGTGCGCGCCTGTTCCTGCAGCATGGCCGGACTCAAGCCCACGTAGGCATTCAACTGCGGATCGATGCGCGCGATGGCTTCCGCGTACGCCTCGGCCACGGCCTGCGGGTTGGTACGCCCGATCGCCATCCAGTGCAGCAGCTGGCACACGGTGGCACGGCGCAGGTCCCGATCGGCGACTGGCGGCAACGAACTCATGCTTTCTCCTTGTGGCGGTATGAGGGGATTATGGCCGCCCCACGTGAAGCCGTTGCAAGCGTGTTTGCCGCGCAGCGCGCGAAAACGGACAATACCGCACCGAATGTGTCGCACGGGCGACACCGTCCATCTTGAATGCCGGGGAAGCCATGAGCGAACGCGAAACCATGGAATACGACGTCGTCGTGGTCGGCGCCGGGCCGGCCGGGCTGTCGTTCGCGATACGCCTGAAGCAGCTCAAGCCCGACACCACGGTGTGCGTGATCGAGAAGGCTTCCACCATCGGCGCGCAGATCCTCTCCGGCGCGGTGATCGAACCCGGCCCGCTGGACACCCTGCTGCCCGGCTGGCGCGATGCCCCGCCGCCGATCTGCGTGCCGGCGACCGAGGACGAATTCTGGCTGCTCAGCAAGACCGGCGGCCGCAAGCTGCCGGTGCCGCCGGGCATGAACAACCACGGCAACTATATCGTCTCGCTGGGCGCCATGTGCGCGTGGCTGGCGCCGCAGGCCGAGGCGCTGGGCGTGGACGTGTTCCCCGGCTTCGCCGCCGCCGACACCGTATTCAACAAGGACGGCTCCGTCGCTGGCGTGCGCATCGGCGACATGGGCGTGGCGAAGGACGGCGCGCACAAGCCCGGCTACACCCAGGGCATCGACATCAAGGCCAGGGTCACCGTGCTGGCCGAAGGCGCGCGCGGCAGCCTCACCAAGCAGCTGATCAAGCGCTTCAAGCTCGATGCGGACAGCGACCCGCAGAGCTACTCCATTGGCATCAAGGAGCTGTGGCAGGTACCGGCCGGCCGCGCGCAGCCCGGCAAGATCGTGCACAGCTTCGGCTGGCCCGCCGACAACCACACCTACGGCGGCAGCTTCCTCTACCACCTGGACCAGGACCGCATCGCGCTGGGCTACGTCAGCGGGCTGGACTACAGCGACCCCAACTACCAGCCGTGGGAAGCCTTCCAGCAGTGGAAGAACCACCCGCACGTGAAGGACCTGCTCGAAGGCGGCAGCATCCTCTCCGCCGGCGCGCGCGCCATCGTCACCGGCGGCTGGCAGTCGCTGCCGAAGTGCGAGATGCCCGGCGCCCTGCTGATCGGCGACACCGCAGGCCTGCTTAACGTGCCGAAGATCAAGGGCACGCACCAGGCCATCCGCTCAGGCATGCTCGCCGCCGAACACCTCGCCGCCAGCGCCCTGAACCCCGCCGGCTTCGACGCCAAGCTGCGCGGCTCCGAGGCGATGGCCGAACTGAAGAAGGTGCGCAACGTCAAGCCCGCCTTCAAGAAAGGCCTGTGGTTCGGCCTGCTCAATGCCGCATGGGAAACCGTCACCGGCGGCCGCTCGCCGTGGACACTCAAGAACAAGGCCGACTACGCATCGCTGCACAAGCTCGGCCAGTGCGAGGAGCCGAAGCGCGACTACGTGCAGCCGCGCGAACTCGCCCCGCGCGACCGCCTCGCCGCGGTCTACTTCGCGGCCACCGAGCACGACGAAGACCAGCCCGTGCACCTGCGCGTGGCCGACACCAACGTCTGCGTGACGAAATGCGCCGAGGAATACGGCAACCCCTGTACCCGCTTCTGCCCCGCCAACGTCTACGAGATCGTGCAGGACGAGGCGGGCAAGCGCCTGCAGATCAACGCCGCCAACTGCGTGCACTGCAAGACCTGCGACATCAAGGATCCGTACCAGATCATCGACTGGGTCACGCCGGAAGGCGGGTCCGGGCCGAATTACCAGAACCTCTGATCGCCGGCACCCAGTCCGTTGGACGGCAAGCTCACCTGGCGGCTCAAGCGCATCGCCTACCTGCTGCAGCGATTGCGCGGCAGCGTGGCGCTGCGCGGCTGGCGCGGCACGCTGGCACGCGTGCGGCAGGAGTTTCAGCCGGTCGCCGCGCATGACGACTCGCTCGCGCTGATCGCGCTGGACGAACCCTTCGCACCGTTCGCCCTGCCCTGCCCAAGCGCACCGAAGGTCTCGGTGGTAGTCCCGGTACACGGCAAATGCGCGTACACGGTCGCCTGCCTGCGCTCGCTGGCCCGCCATGGCGCAGACGCGCCGTTCGAAACGATCGTGGTCGACGACGCCTCGCCCGACGACACCGCAGCCATCCTCGCAACCGTCGAAGGACTTCGCCTGCTGCGCAACTCGGAGAACCTCGGCTTCGTCGGCAGCTGCAACGCCGGCGCCGCACGGGCGCGCGGCGAATACCTGGTGTTCCTCAACAACGACACCCAGGTGACACCCGGCTGGCTCGACGCACTGCTCGCCTGTTTCGCCGAGCGCGCCGACTGCGGCATCGCGGGCAGCCGGCTGATCTACCCGGACGGCCGCCTGCAGGAAGCCGGCGCACTGGTGTTCGGCGACGGCAGCGCCTGGAACTACGGACGCTTCGAGCCGCGCAACGACGCCGCCTTCCGCTACCGCCGCGACACCGACTACGTCTCGGGCGCTGCGCTGATGATCCGCCGCGAAACCTTCCAGCGCATCGGCGGGTTCGATGTGCGCTACGCCCCGGCCTACTACGAGGACGCCGACCTCGCTTTCGCCGTGCGCCAACTCGGCATGCGCGTGTACTACGAGCCGGCGAGCATGGTGGTGCATTGCGAAGGCATCAGCGCCGGCACCGATACCGACAGCGGCATGAAGCGCTTCCAGCGCCTCAACCAGGCAAAGTTCGTCCAGAAATGGAAAAACGAACTCACCCACCAGCCGCCCCCCGGCACGCCGCTGGAGCGCGCTATCCGCTGGCGCCGCCGCGGGCGCGTGCTGGTGGTGGACGCCATGACACCCGACCCCGGTCGCGACTCCGGCTCGCTGCGCCTCACCGCCATCCTGCGCGTCCTCGATGCGCAGGGCTGGAGCGTGGCCTTCTGCCCCGACGACGGCCGGGCCTCCGCAAGCGAAATCGCTGCATTGGGCACACTCGGTTGCGAAGTGCTGTGCAGGCCGGAAATCGCCAACCTTCCCGACTGGTTGCGCCGCCACGGCGGCGAACTGCACGCCGTAATGCTCTGCCGCCACACCGTGGCCGGCCAGTATGCGGCGCTGGTGCGCCGCCACGCGCCGCAGGCGAGGTTGCTGTTCGATACGGTTGACCTGCACTTCCTGCGCGAACAGCGCGCCGCGGAACTGGCGGGCAGCGACGCCATGCGCCAACAAGCCGAAAGCTCACGCCGCAACGAACTGAAGCTGATCGAACAAGCCGACATCAGCTTCGTGGTCAGCCCGCACGAGCAGGCGCTGCTGAAGCAGTTATTGCCGAGCGCGCGCGTGGAACTGCTCTCCAACATCCATGAAGTGCACGGCTGCCGCCGTCCGCATGCCGAACGCCGCGACCTGGTCTTCATCGGCGGCCACGGCCATCCGCCTAACAGCGACGCGATGCGCTGGATCGCCAGCGAGATCCTGCCCCGCATACGGCAGTCCCTGCCGGACATGCGCCTGCATGTGCTCGGCGACGTTCCCGAAACCATGCGCCAGGAGCTTGCCACGCCCGGCCTGGAGTTCCATGGCCGCGTACCCGACCTCTCCCCGTGGCTGGACAGTTGCCTCGCCTCGCTCGCCCCGCTGCGCTTCGGCGCCGGCGTCAAGGGCAAGATCAACATGGCGATGAGCTACGGCGTGCCGGTCATCGCCACCCCTATTGCCGTGGAGGGCATGCAACTGGAGCATGGCCGTGATGTGCTGGTGGCCGAGGACGCCGATGGCTTCGCCATTGCCACGCAAGCCCTCGACGCAGACGCTGCATTATGGCAACGCGTTTCCATGGAAGGACTGGACAACGTCCGCCATTACTTCTCGCAACTGACTGCTGTCCGGGCTCTGGATACCGCATTGAATTGACCCGCTGAACGATGGGCTTCATTTCGACGTCTACACAAAGTCCGCCAAGACCATACGCATCCGCACGGAGCGCTCGATCAGGTTAGAATTCGGGTTTACGTGAATTCTTGGCGCACCTTGCGGCGCCCCTCTGCTGAGGAGCACACATGAAAATTCTGGTCGGCTACAAGCGCGTCGTGGACTACAACGTGCGCATCCAGGTGAAGCCCGACGGCACCGGCGTGGTGACCGACGGCGTGAAGCTCTCCGCCAACCCGTTCGACGACATCGCGCTGGAAGAAGCGCTGCGCCTGCGCGAGAAGGGCATCGCCACCGAAGTCGTCGTGGTGGGCATCGGCCCGGCCGACCTCACCGCCCACCTGCGCAACGGCTTGGCGATGGGCGCCAACCGCGCCATCCACGTCACCACTGCCGACGCCGTGCAACCGCTCACCGCCGCGCGCGCCTTCCTCAAACTGGTCGAGAAGGAGCAGCCGGGCCTGGTGCTGCTTGGCAAGCAGGCCATCGACGACGACGCCAACCAGACCGGCCAGATGCTTGCTGCGCTGTGGGACCGTCCGCAGGCCACCTTCGCCAGCAAGGTCGAGATTGCCGATGGCAAGGCCACGGTGACGCGCGAAGTGGACGCCGGCCTCGAGACCATCGAGGTGGATCTGCCCGCCGTGGTGACCAGCGACCTGCGCCTCAACGAGCCGCGTTTCATCAAGCTGCCCGACATCATGAAGGCCAAGAGCAAGCCGATCGACGTGGTCGAACTGGGCTCGCTCGGTGTCGACAGCGGCGACCACCTGAAGACCACCCATTACGCCGCGCCGGCCAAGCGCAGCAAGGGTGTGATGGTGAAGGACGCGGCCGAACTGGTTGCGGCGTTGAAGCAGAAGGGTTTGCTTTGATCGCTCGTCATCCCTGCGCTTGCAGGGAACCAGCGACTGTAGTCCACACCAAGCCAAAGACACCGGATTCCGTCATCCGCCGGAATGAAGGTACGAGGAACCGAACATGTCCAAAGTCCTAGTTATCGCCGAACACCTGGACGGCAAGCTGAACTCCTCCACCGCCCGCGCTGTGAGCGCGGCCGCCGCGGTGAAGCCCGAAACCATCGACGTGCTGCTGCTGGCCGACAGCGTCGCCGCGCTCGCCACCGAGGCCGCGAAGATCGACGGCGTGAGCCGCGTGCTCACCGTGGAGCGTGCCGAGAACGCGCATCCGCTGGCCGCCGTGCTGGCACCGCAGATCGCCAAGGCCGCCGCCGGCTACAGCCATGTGTTCGCGCCCTCCACCACTTTCGGCAAGGACGTGACGCCACGCGTGGCCGCCCTGCTCGGCGTGGCCCAGGTCAGCGACGTGATGAGCGTGGAAGGCGCGCATGTCTTCAAGCGGCCCATCTACGCCGGCAACGCCATCGTCACCGTCGAGGCCGAACCCTCGCACACCGTGGTCGCCACCGTCCGTACCGCCTCGTGGCCTGCCGCAGCAACGGGCGCGAACAGCGCGCCGATCGAAGCGCTTGTTCTGGACGTCGCGTTGCCCAGCCACACCCGCTACATCGGCCTGCAATCGGGCAAGAGCGATCGCCCCGACCTGCAAAGCGCCAACAAGGTGGTTTCCGGTGGCCGCGGCGTGGGCTCGAAGGAAAACTTCGACATCATCTTCAAGCTCGCCGACAAGCTCGGTGCCGCGGTGGGCGCCTCGCGCGCCGCCGTCGACGCCGGCTACGTGCCCAGCGACCTGCAGGTGGGCCAGACCGGCAAGATCATCGCGCCG
This genomic interval carries:
- a CDS encoding electron transfer flavoprotein-ubiquinone oxidoreductase — protein: MSERETMEYDVVVVGAGPAGLSFAIRLKQLKPDTTVCVIEKASTIGAQILSGAVIEPGPLDTLLPGWRDAPPPICVPATEDEFWLLSKTGGRKLPVPPGMNNHGNYIVSLGAMCAWLAPQAEALGVDVFPGFAAADTVFNKDGSVAGVRIGDMGVAKDGAHKPGYTQGIDIKARVTVLAEGARGSLTKQLIKRFKLDADSDPQSYSIGIKELWQVPAGRAQPGKIVHSFGWPADNHTYGGSFLYHLDQDRIALGYVSGLDYSDPNYQPWEAFQQWKNHPHVKDLLEGGSILSAGARAIVTGGWQSLPKCEMPGALLIGDTAGLLNVPKIKGTHQAIRSGMLAAEHLAASALNPAGFDAKLRGSEAMAELKKVRNVKPAFKKGLWFGLLNAAWETVTGGRSPWTLKNKADYASLHKLGQCEEPKRDYVQPRELAPRDRLAAVYFAATEHDEDQPVHLRVADTNVCVTKCAEEYGNPCTRFCPANVYEIVQDEAGKRLQINAANCVHCKTCDIKDPYQIIDWVTPEGGSGPNYQNL
- a CDS encoding electron transfer flavoprotein subunit beta/FixA family protein, giving the protein MKILVGYKRVVDYNVRIQVKPDGTGVVTDGVKLSANPFDDIALEEALRLREKGIATEVVVVGIGPADLTAHLRNGLAMGANRAIHVTTADAVQPLTAARAFLKLVEKEQPGLVLLGKQAIDDDANQTGQMLAALWDRPQATFASKVEIADGKATVTREVDAGLETIEVDLPAVVTSDLRLNEPRFIKLPDIMKAKSKPIDVVELGSLGVDSGDHLKTTHYAAPAKRSKGVMVKDAAELVAALKQKGLL
- a CDS encoding electron transfer flavoprotein subunit alpha/FixB family protein, whose translation is MSKVLVIAEHLDGKLNSSTARAVSAAAAVKPETIDVLLLADSVAALATEAAKIDGVSRVLTVERAENAHPLAAVLAPQIAKAAAGYSHVFAPSTTFGKDVTPRVAALLGVAQVSDVMSVEGAHVFKRPIYAGNAIVTVEAEPSHTVVATVRTASWPAAATGANSAPIEALVLDVALPSHTRYIGLQSGKSDRPDLQSANKVVSGGRGVGSKENFDIIFKLADKLGAAVGASRAAVDAGYVPSDLQVGQTGKIIAPELYMAIGISGAIQHLTGIKDAGTIVAINKDAEAPIFEVADFGLVGDLFKLIPELEQAL
- a CDS encoding amidase; the encoded protein is MSSLPPVADRDLRRATVCQLLHWMAIGRTNPQAVAEAYAEAIARIDPQLNAYVGLSPAMLQEQARTAEHRRREGVIGRLDGIPVAVKDNLDIAGWPTRAGLPGRDTPAADDAHAVARLRASGAVLLGKTNMDEGALGAATDNPHHGPTHNPWKHGFSAGGSSGGAAAAVAAGLAAAAVGSDSLGSIRIPASYCGVYALKPTHGEISARGLVPAARRLDAVGLLARSVDDLTVLLQVLAGYDADDARSRRRRVALDLPDWEPGKLRTGVLPDLAAVGVEPEVAALFESALEKLALALGNRRTVDFADWDFARTRRAGLLLMEAEMLGTFAADLADTARPVSPRFREMLGYAGRKSAADYAKADRVLDAATLKMRRLFAQIDVLVLPTTPCGAFPLGAAEPAGHADLTSFASLAGCPAVSLPMGTLPNGLPVGLQLVGARGSDLRLLELAAVCAATLDADPAYPAIA
- a CDS encoding glycosyltransferase codes for the protein MDGKLTWRLKRIAYLLQRLRGSVALRGWRGTLARVRQEFQPVAAHDDSLALIALDEPFAPFALPCPSAPKVSVVVPVHGKCAYTVACLRSLARHGADAPFETIVVDDASPDDTAAILATVEGLRLLRNSENLGFVGSCNAGAARARGEYLVFLNNDTQVTPGWLDALLACFAERADCGIAGSRLIYPDGRLQEAGALVFGDGSAWNYGRFEPRNDAAFRYRRDTDYVSGAALMIRRETFQRIGGFDVRYAPAYYEDADLAFAVRQLGMRVYYEPASMVVHCEGISAGTDTDSGMKRFQRLNQAKFVQKWKNELTHQPPPGTPLERAIRWRRRGRVLVVDAMTPDPGRDSGSLRLTAILRVLDAQGWSVAFCPDDGRASASEIAALGTLGCEVLCRPEIANLPDWLRRHGGELHAVMLCRHTVAGQYAALVRRHAPQARLLFDTVDLHFLREQRAAELAGSDAMRQQAESSRRNELKLIEQADISFVVSPHEQALLKQLLPSARVELLSNIHEVHGCRRPHAERRDLVFIGGHGHPPNSDAMRWIASEILPRIRQSLPDMRLHVLGDVPETMRQELATPGLEFHGRVPDLSPWLDSCLASLAPLRFGAGVKGKINMAMSYGVPVIATPIAVEGMQLEHGRDVLVAEDADGFAIATQALDADAALWQRVSMEGLDNVRHYFSQLTAVRALDTALN